Proteins encoded in a region of the Candidatus Poribacteria bacterium genome:
- a CDS encoding zinc-binding alcohol dehydrogenase — protein sequence MDIRQVVVTGQNEVELRSEELSDANLGSNEVFIETEFTYISTGTELANYTGTDPNVFRPGAWCAYPWRSGYANVGIVRAAGDRVSRVQVGDRVFTYGNHVSALRYGTDRLIVKVPEGIDPAIAAASRMAGVATTGIIVAEIVNNPWVVVFGLGMVGNLAAQSFGIMGCRVIGVDPVEARRKLAERCGVPFTVGGSPEEVQAGVREITGGEMGNITVDAVGHSAVCKQALKATATFGQLVILGSPRVSVQGDLTEVFSDTHTRWITIRGALEWCLPMYPTIGNQVSQFSKQRMIFGWLETGKLQLEPLISHRLKPEQIKQAYDGLRDQPNVYTGVLLDWR from the coding sequence GTGGACATTCGGCAGGTCGTCGTCACGGGTCAGAACGAAGTGGAACTCCGGTCGGAGGAGCTGAGCGACGCGAATCTCGGCTCCAACGAGGTGTTCATCGAGACGGAGTTCACCTACATCAGCACGGGGACGGAGCTCGCCAACTACACGGGCACCGATCCGAACGTGTTCCGTCCCGGGGCGTGGTGCGCCTATCCGTGGCGCTCCGGCTATGCGAACGTCGGGATCGTCCGCGCGGCAGGGGATCGCGTGTCGCGGGTTCAGGTGGGCGACCGCGTGTTCACCTATGGGAACCACGTCTCCGCCCTGCGATACGGCACAGATCGGCTCATCGTGAAGGTTCCCGAGGGGATCGATCCGGCGATCGCGGCGGCGTCTCGGATGGCGGGCGTCGCGACGACGGGGATCATCGTCGCAGAGATCGTCAACAACCCGTGGGTCGTCGTGTTCGGGTTGGGGATGGTGGGGAACTTGGCGGCGCAGTCGTTCGGGATCATGGGCTGCCGGGTCATCGGCGTCGATCCGGTGGAGGCGCGGCGGAAGCTCGCGGAGCGATGCGGCGTTCCATTCACGGTGGGCGGCTCGCCGGAGGAGGTTCAAGCAGGGGTTCGTGAGATCACCGGCGGGGAGATGGGGAACATCACCGTCGATGCTGTGGGACATAGCGCGGTGTGCAAGCAGGCGCTCAAGGCGACGGCGACCTTCGGTCAGTTGGTCATCTTGGGCAGCCCGCGCGTGTCGGTGCAGGGCGATCTGACGGAGGTCTTCTCGGACACACACACGCGGTGGATCACGATTCGCGGCGCGCTCGAATGGTGCCTGCCGATGTATCCGACCATCGGGAACCAGGTATCGCAGTTCAGCAAGCAGCGGATGATCTTCGGCTGGCTGGAGACGGGCAAGCTGCAGTTGGAGCCGCTCATTTCACACCGCCTCAAGCCGGAGCAGATCAAACAGGCGTACGACGGTCTGCGCGATCAGCCGAACGTCTACACGGGGGTTCTGCTCGACTGGCGGTAG
- a CDS encoding sigma-70 family RNA polymerase sigma factor — protein MERSESDDELIERCHRGDDVAFEALYRRYVGLVYTICYGMTSSVEDARDLCQETFLNAYRRLGTFEGRAAFKSWLRQIAVRLCLRHAERVAHSARIAEEPLVERVSPLRQPDEEMERQESNERLWQAIRSLPPDDRAVLLLREMEAMRYDEIADALGWSVEKVTTRLHRARAKLATQYKRLFASATWIDGRVP, from the coding sequence ATGGAACGATCCGAGTCGGACGACGAACTCATCGAACGATGCCATCGCGGCGATGATGTGGCGTTCGAAGCCCTGTACCGCCGGTACGTCGGACTGGTCTACACGATCTGCTACGGCATGACCTCATCCGTCGAGGACGCTCGTGACCTGTGCCAAGAGACGTTTCTCAACGCCTACCGTCGGTTGGGCACGTTCGAGGGTCGGGCGGCATTCAAGAGCTGGCTCCGACAGATCGCCGTGCGCCTCTGTCTGCGCCATGCGGAACGCGTCGCTCATTCCGCGCGCATCGCGGAGGAACCGCTCGTCGAGCGCGTATCGCCTCTCCGACAACCGGACGAAGAGATGGAACGCCAGGAATCCAACGAACGCCTGTGGCAAGCGATCCGCTCGCTGCCGCCGGATGATCGCGCGGTGCTCCTGCTCCGCGAGATGGAAGCGATGCGCTACGACGAAATCGCCGACGCCCTCGGATGGTCGGTGGAGAAGGTGACGACGCGCCTGCATCGGGCGCGGGCGAAGCTCGCGACGCAGTACAAGCGCTTGTTTGCGAGTGCGACTTGGATCGACGGAAGAGTGCCATGA
- a CDS encoding DNA-3-methyladenine glycosylase I, whose protein sequence is MSDAASQSGCEWANHHPDYRPYHDDEWGMPVVDDHRLFEKLCLEGFQSGLSWLTILRKRDGFRRAFADFDFEQVARFDGADVERLVQDASIIRHRGKIESTIHNARRALELRDEFGSLANYFWSFEPERRPVPDDLPSSTAESKALSKDLKRRGFTFVGPTTVYAFMQAMGLVNDHVAGCPARARCEQARQELGVIARRA, encoded by the coding sequence ATGTCTGACGCTGCCAGCCAGAGCGGGTGCGAGTGGGCGAACCACCATCCGGACTACCGCCCCTATCACGACGACGAGTGGGGGATGCCCGTCGTCGATGACCACCGGCTGTTCGAGAAGCTCTGTCTGGAGGGGTTCCAGTCGGGGCTGTCGTGGCTGACGATCCTGCGGAAGCGCGACGGATTCCGGCGCGCCTTCGCCGACTTCGACTTCGAGCAGGTGGCTCGCTTCGACGGTGCGGACGTCGAGCGCCTCGTCCAGGACGCCTCGATTATCCGGCATCGCGGCAAGATCGAGTCGACGATCCACAACGCGCGTCGCGCGCTGGAACTGCGCGACGAGTTCGGCTCGCTGGCGAACTACTTCTGGTCGTTCGAGCCGGAGCGGCGTCCCGTGCCAGACGACCTTCCGTCGTCCACGGCGGAATCCAAAGCGCTGAGCAAGGACCTGAAGCGGCGCGGGTTCACCTTCGTCGGACCCACGACGGTCTACGCGTTCATGCAGGCGATGGGGCTGGTCAACGACCACGTCGCTGGCTGCCCCGCGCGTGCGCGCTGTGAGCAGGCGCGTCAGGAGCTCGGAGTCATCGCCCGGCGCGCGTAG
- a CDS encoding type II and III secretion system protein, with translation MPTYKKLGPKTYFVGPAQARSPAFPRVSETIFYNLRYVTVGQLRDLLPDWVVEYVRLAANQPYALIAAPIVYRDDIIQIIQKIDQPPVQVVLSALVTEFTEEAGKELKVGWDWQTTRSPLTAAGTPPAEGFSDVRGNQQELGSFIQNLTVTRTGEYTNRLLATLNDLVSSGKAKIRANPAVIAQNGKEATMEIGLEQYYKIETGTVAFPRVELQKIQSGTILKLTPQVADNGDITLDLAPEVNDVIATGAEGLPTIQKRSVKSTVRVRDGEMVIIGGMIEEREQTEERKVPFFGSVPVIKYLFRGTRKATTRKQVAIFIMPRIIKEGQPPTDLSAMVGN, from the coding sequence GTGCCGACCTATAAGAAGCTGGGTCCCAAGACCTACTTCGTCGGTCCCGCGCAGGCGAGAAGCCCCGCGTTCCCCCGCGTTTCCGAGACGATCTTCTACAACCTGCGGTACGTCACGGTGGGGCAGCTCCGCGACCTGTTGCCCGACTGGGTGGTCGAGTATGTCCGCCTAGCGGCGAACCAGCCCTACGCCCTCATCGCGGCTCCGATCGTCTACCGCGACGACATCATCCAGATCATCCAGAAGATCGATCAGCCGCCGGTGCAGGTGGTTCTGAGCGCGCTCGTGACGGAGTTCACCGAGGAAGCCGGCAAGGAGCTCAAGGTCGGGTGGGACTGGCAGACGACGCGGTCTCCGCTGACCGCCGCTGGAACGCCTCCGGCGGAGGGGTTCTCGGACGTTCGGGGGAACCAACAGGAGCTCGGGTCGTTCATCCAGAACTTGACGGTCACGCGCACGGGCGAGTACACGAACCGGCTCCTGGCGACGCTGAACGACCTGGTCTCGTCTGGCAAAGCGAAGATCCGCGCCAACCCGGCGGTCATCGCTCAGAATGGCAAGGAAGCGACCATGGAGATCGGTCTGGAGCAGTACTACAAGATCGAGACGGGGACGGTCGCCTTCCCGCGCGTCGAGCTCCAGAAGATCCAGTCCGGGACGATCCTCAAACTGACGCCCCAAGTTGCCGACAACGGCGATATCACGCTCGACTTGGCTCCCGAGGTGAACGACGTGATAGCGACGGGAGCCGAAGGGCTTCCGACCATCCAGAAGCGGAGCGTCAAATCGACGGTGCGGGTGCGCGACGGGGAGATGGTTATCATCGGAGGGATGATCGAGGAGCGGGAGCAGACCGAGGAGCGGAAGGTTCCGTTCTTCGGGTCGGTTCCCGTGATCAAGTACCTGTTCCGCGGCACTCGGAAGGCGACAACGCGGAAACAGGTCGCCATCTTCATCATGCCGAGGATCATCAAAGAGGGGCAGCCTCCGACGGACCTCAGCGCGATGGTTGGCAACTAG